A window of the Listeria swaminathanii genome harbors these coding sequences:
- the galU gene encoding UTP--glucose-1-phosphate uridylyltransferase GalU → MRVKKAVIPAAGLGTRFLPATKAMPKEILPIVDKPTIQYIVEEAVASGIEDILIVTGKGKRAIEDHFDSVPELENNLREKNKLELLHLVEQTTNINLHFIRQAKPKGLGDAILQAKGFVGNEPFIVMLGDDIVESKTPCSKQLMNQYEKTHSSVIGVQTVPHAETYRYGIIDPINEYDKNLYNVKGFVEKPDPDKAPSDLAILGRYLLTPQIFDFLETQEPGAGGEIQLTDAINSLNEVQRVFAYDFEGQRFDVGDKFGFIQTTMQFALKHPEIKDDVKTLIDDLHKQIHKNDK, encoded by the coding sequence ATGAGAGTAAAAAAAGCTGTAATTCCAGCAGCTGGTTTAGGAACACGTTTTTTACCAGCTACAAAAGCAATGCCTAAAGAGATTTTACCAATCGTGGATAAACCAACTATTCAATACATAGTGGAAGAAGCAGTAGCATCAGGTATCGAGGACATCTTAATTGTTACAGGTAAAGGAAAACGCGCTATCGAAGACCACTTTGATTCCGTACCCGAACTTGAAAACAATCTACGGGAAAAAAATAAACTTGAATTGTTACATTTAGTAGAACAAACAACCAACATTAACTTACACTTTATTCGTCAAGCGAAACCAAAAGGACTAGGTGATGCCATCCTTCAAGCAAAAGGTTTCGTCGGCAATGAACCGTTTATCGTTATGTTAGGCGATGATATTGTAGAGTCAAAAACACCTTGTTCCAAACAATTAATGAATCAATACGAAAAAACACATAGCTCTGTAATCGGCGTACAAACAGTTCCTCACGCGGAAACATATCGCTACGGTATCATTGATCCAATTAATGAATACGACAAGAACTTATACAATGTAAAAGGTTTTGTCGAAAAACCAGATCCAGACAAAGCTCCATCTGACCTAGCAATTCTTGGACGTTACTTATTAACTCCACAAATTTTCGACTTCCTAGAAACGCAAGAACCAGGCGCTGGCGGCGAAATCCAATTAACAGATGCCATCAATAGTTTAAATGAAGTACAACGTGTTTTTGCCTATGATTTTGAAGGCCAACGCTTTGATGTCGGCGATAAATTTGGCTTCATTCAAACAACGATGCAATTCGCTTTAAAACATCCTGAAATCAAGGATGATGTGAAAACGTTAATTGATGATTTACACAAACAAATTCACAAAAATGATAAATAA
- a CDS encoding IspD/TarI family cytidylyltransferase codes for MIYAQILAGGKGTRMGNVSMPKQFLPLNGKPIIVHTVEKFILNTRFDKILISSPKEWMNHAEDNIKKYISDDRIVVIEGGEDRNETIMNGIRFVEKTYGLTDEDIIVTHDAVRPFLTHRIIEENIDAALETGAVDTVIEALDTIVESSNHQVITDIPVRDHMYQGQTPQSFNMKKVYNHYQNLTTEKKQILTDACKICLLAGDDVKLVKGEIFNIKITTPYDLKVANAIIQERIAND; via the coding sequence ATGATATACGCTCAAATTTTAGCTGGAGGAAAAGGTACGCGAATGGGTAACGTTAGCATGCCAAAACAATTTCTACCTCTAAATGGTAAACCAATTATTGTTCATACCGTTGAAAAATTTATTCTAAATACTCGATTTGATAAAATTCTTATTTCCTCACCGAAAGAATGGATGAACCACGCTGAGGATAATATTAAAAAGTATATTTCTGATGATCGTATTGTTGTTATCGAAGGCGGAGAAGACCGCAATGAAACAATTATGAATGGTATTCGTTTCGTGGAAAAAACATATGGCTTAACAGATGAAGATATTATCGTAACACATGATGCTGTTCGCCCATTTTTAACACATCGAATTATTGAAGAAAATATAGATGCTGCACTGGAAACAGGAGCTGTAGATACTGTTATTGAGGCGCTTGATACAATCGTTGAATCAAGCAATCATCAAGTGATTACAGATATTCCTGTGAGAGACCACATGTACCAAGGTCAAACACCACAAAGCTTCAACATGAAGAAAGTATACAATCATTACCAAAATCTAACTACCGAAAAGAAACAAATTCTAACAGATGCATGTAAAATTTGTTTGCTTGCTGGCGACGATGTGAAGCTTGTTAAAGGCGAAATTTTCAACATTAAAATTACAACGCCTTACGATTTAAAAGTAGCGAATGCGATTATTCAGGAGCGGATAGCCAATGATTAA
- a CDS encoding ribitol-5-phosphate dehydrogenase, producing MINQVYRLVSERQFEVANVDESLTDDVVVVRPTHLSICAADQRYYTGSRGKEMLSKKLPMALIHEGVGEVVYDATKEFKPGTKVVMIPNTPFEEDPVVAENYLRSSKFRSSGYDGLMQDYVFMRRDRVVALPDDINMKVAAFSELISVAVHAILRFEGKSNANRESFGVWGDGNLGFITSLLLKNWYPDSKVYIFGKTPYKLDFFSFVDGAYAIDDVPADLVIDQAFECAGGMGSQYAVSQIIDVIKPEGTISLLGVSEYPIEFNSRMVLEKGLTVYGSSRSGRVDFEKTVEFLSTNKRGVEYLQNLVGEVHTVHSIQDVIEAFEADLRSPWGKSVMEWKI from the coding sequence ATGATTAATCAAGTATATAGACTTGTGTCAGAGAGACAGTTTGAAGTTGCCAATGTGGACGAGTCATTAACAGATGATGTGGTAGTTGTTAGACCCACTCATTTATCTATTTGTGCGGCAGATCAACGTTACTATACAGGTTCTAGAGGGAAAGAAATGCTATCTAAAAAACTTCCAATGGCACTTATTCATGAAGGTGTTGGCGAAGTTGTTTATGATGCAACGAAAGAATTCAAACCAGGAACAAAAGTAGTGATGATTCCGAATACGCCTTTTGAAGAAGATCCGGTCGTAGCGGAAAACTATTTGCGTTCAAGCAAATTCCGTTCGAGTGGTTATGATGGTTTAATGCAGGATTATGTCTTCATGCGTAGAGATCGCGTAGTTGCACTTCCAGACGATATTAATATGAAAGTAGCTGCTTTCTCAGAGCTGATTTCCGTTGCAGTGCATGCTATTTTACGTTTTGAAGGAAAAAGTAATGCTAATCGGGAATCGTTTGGTGTATGGGGCGATGGGAACTTAGGTTTTATCACATCCTTACTATTAAAAAATTGGTACCCGGATAGCAAAGTTTATATTTTTGGGAAAACACCTTATAAATTAGACTTCTTTTCTTTTGTTGATGGTGCGTATGCGATTGATGATGTTCCGGCTGATTTAGTTATTGATCAAGCATTTGAATGTGCTGGAGGAATGGGTAGTCAGTATGCGGTAAGTCAAATTATCGATGTCATTAAGCCAGAAGGAACGATTTCCTTACTAGGTGTTTCCGAGTATCCAATTGAATTTAATTCACGTATGGTACTAGAAAAAGGACTTACTGTTTACGGAAGTAGCCGTAGTGGTCGCGTTGACTTTGAGAAAACGGTTGAGTTTTTATCAACAAACAAACGCGGAGTCGAATATTTGCAAAATCTTGTTGGGGAAGTGCATACAGTTCATTCCATTCAAGATGTAATCGAAGCATTTGAAGCTGATTTACGTAGTCCATGGGGCAAAAGCGTTATGGAGTGGAAGATATAA
- a CDS encoding glycosyltransferase family 2 protein, protein MKFAIIMPFYNAEKRLALSIDSIIKQSYSFLKHVEVLLINDGSTDGSGAIANRYAAKYPTNIRVLSVPNGGPAKARNIGIHNVSEDTDFVGFLDADDIMSSNTLASMVAFLNESDVPMLVPAFYYLDDFGKKQKISPHKLNYRFANGNRVADIEKEPQAIHFYIGGTFLRYDCLKEFAFDESLYFAEDQLLITQFLLKNRRYGLIADAGYYYHRDLQQKGSLVSSSWKKPERYTPFLQKVYQAYLADSKETFGSVIPYVQYLIAYHAKLFFYKENRFFREVLSEAEQEVFVRELQKVLQEVGASTIMELDTPLVVKEMMCSILRNGWPIKFETAEQQSIPLVTVKENYRIGKAAAIELLVEEASPHDGKWIARTAFKDVLAQIVKRKADQTIWDIVVREQGTIEKVVFKLKPYQTKARLFYQAAEKETLLAEVNVVSSILGKLKRNRALKRKFKQGGVS, encoded by the coding sequence ATGAAATTTGCGATTATAATGCCTTTTTATAATGCGGAGAAAAGGTTAGCATTATCCATAGATAGTATAATTAAGCAGTCTTACAGCTTTTTGAAGCATGTTGAAGTACTGCTTATTAATGATGGAAGCACGGATGGAAGTGGCGCTATCGCAAATCGTTACGCTGCAAAATATCCTACTAATATTCGAGTTTTGAGTGTTCCAAATGGTGGTCCTGCAAAAGCTCGCAATATCGGAATACATAATGTAAGCGAGGATACGGATTTTGTTGGCTTTTTAGACGCGGATGATATTATGTCTAGCAATACGCTAGCAAGTATGGTTGCATTTCTAAATGAGTCTGATGTTCCTATGCTTGTGCCAGCTTTTTATTACTTAGATGACTTTGGGAAAAAACAAAAAATTTCACCACATAAATTAAATTACCGTTTTGCAAATGGGAATCGAGTTGCTGATATCGAAAAAGAACCACAAGCAATTCATTTTTATATTGGCGGTACTTTTTTGCGTTATGATTGTTTGAAAGAATTTGCTTTTGATGAGTCGCTTTATTTTGCGGAGGATCAGCTGTTAATTACTCAGTTTTTACTGAAAAATCGGCGTTATGGCTTAATTGCGGATGCGGGTTATTATTACCATCGTGATTTACAGCAAAAAGGCTCGTTAGTAAGTTCGTCGTGGAAAAAGCCAGAACGATACACGCCATTTTTGCAAAAAGTCTACCAAGCTTATTTAGCCGACTCGAAAGAAACATTTGGTAGTGTGATTCCGTATGTGCAGTATTTGATTGCCTATCATGCGAAATTATTTTTCTATAAAGAGAATCGTTTTTTTCGGGAAGTATTGAGTGAAGCAGAGCAAGAGGTTTTTGTGAGGGAATTGCAAAAGGTATTACAAGAAGTCGGAGCTAGTACGATTATGGAACTAGACACGCCGCTTGTAGTCAAAGAAATGATGTGCTCGATTTTACGAAATGGTTGGCCAATCAAATTTGAAACAGCAGAGCAACAAAGTATTCCACTTGTCACCGTAAAAGAAAATTATCGTATCGGAAAAGCCGCCGCGATAGAATTATTGGTGGAGGAAGCTTCCCCACATGATGGCAAATGGATTGCGCGCACTGCGTTCAAAGATGTCCTAGCTCAAATAGTAAAACGGAAAGCAGACCAAACTATTTGGGATATCGTGGTTAGAGAACAAGGTACGATAGAAAAAGTGGTATTTAAATTAAAACCTTACCAAACGAAAGCGCGCCTTTTTTATCAAGCTGCTGAAAAGGAGACGCTGCTTGCTGAGGTCAACGTCGTAAGTAGTATTTTAGGAAAATTAAAACGCAATCGAGCGTTAAAGCGAAAGTTTAAACAGGGGGGAGTATCCTGA
- a CDS encoding CDP-glycerol glycerophosphotransferase family protein encodes MKLVQKVYYLLFRIVGWLPRKKALVMFESFSGKQYSCNPRAIFEYMEEHNPEYELLWSVNPKYVDLFEAHGVPYVKRFSVSWLFKMGLAKYWVSNSRLPLELPKPKNTIYVQTWHGTPLKKLGVDIDEVHMPGQTTEQYKADFVKEAQKWDYLISPNAYSSAIFRRAFGFTGEMIESGYPRNDILFSADKELKIANIKKELALPEEKKVILYAPTWRDNDFYEAGKYKFDLKIDIAKMQEKFGDEIVLLVRMHYLVAEHFDFAQYGDFVRDASNHEDIRDLYLVSDLLITDYSSVFFDYANLQRPMLFYTYDLAEYRDTLRGFYFDFEKNAPGPLVETNEALMSELEKMLENPLKIEDSFLEQFCTWEDGHAAEKTVKIVFAEK; translated from the coding sequence ATGAAGTTAGTGCAAAAAGTGTATTATTTGTTATTTAGAATAGTAGGATGGTTACCTCGGAAAAAAGCCTTAGTTATGTTTGAAAGTTTTTCAGGTAAGCAATATAGTTGTAATCCGCGGGCTATTTTTGAATATATGGAGGAGCATAATCCGGAGTATGAACTCTTGTGGAGTGTTAATCCTAAGTATGTCGATTTATTTGAGGCACACGGGGTTCCTTATGTGAAGCGTTTTTCCGTTAGTTGGTTGTTTAAAATGGGGTTGGCGAAGTACTGGGTTTCTAATAGTCGTCTTCCGCTAGAGTTACCGAAGCCGAAAAACACGATTTATGTTCAAACATGGCACGGTACGCCGCTCAAAAAATTAGGTGTGGATATTGATGAAGTGCATATGCCGGGGCAAACAACAGAGCAATACAAAGCCGATTTTGTGAAGGAAGCGCAGAAGTGGGATTACTTAATTTCACCTAATGCTTATTCTAGCGCGATTTTTAGACGGGCGTTTGGATTTACTGGTGAGATGATTGAGTCGGGCTATCCGCGGAATGATATTTTGTTTAGCGCTGATAAGGAATTGAAAATCGCGAACATCAAAAAAGAATTAGCGCTTCCTGAAGAAAAGAAAGTTATTTTATATGCGCCGACGTGGCGGGATAATGACTTTTATGAAGCTGGAAAATACAAATTTGACTTAAAAATCGATATCGCAAAAATGCAAGAAAAGTTTGGCGATGAAATTGTACTACTTGTCCGGATGCATTATTTAGTTGCGGAACATTTTGATTTTGCCCAGTATGGTGATTTTGTGCGCGATGCTTCAAACCATGAAGATATTCGAGATCTGTATTTAGTTAGCGATTTGTTGATTACTGATTATTCTTCTGTGTTTTTTGATTATGCGAATTTACAGCGCCCAATGTTGTTTTACACATATGACTTGGCAGAATATCGTGATACGTTACGAGGCTTTTACTTTGATTTTGAAAAAAATGCTCCTGGTCCGCTTGTGGAAACGAATGAAGCATTAATGAGCGAACTTGAAAAAATGCTTGAAAATCCACTTAAAATAGAAGACAGCTTTTTGGAGCAGTTTTGTACTTGGGAAGATGGCCATGCAGCAGAGAAAACAGTGAAAATCGTTTTTGCTGAAAAATAG
- a CDS encoding CDP-glycerol glycerophosphotransferase family protein has product MKKIAIYIYMLAVKVTGCFARMFSVKEKVVFLISFPENPTAIIKQMNDMKVTPKTIVFYDPRVDVTDLDFAFIQLKPKNISHFISLMFHVNTAKVVITDNYFVELAGLKERENVTCVQIWHANGALKKFGWEDKAAQKRSAADKKRFQAVYQRFSKVLVGSDEMAAIFQKSFLLDDSQMLKLGVPRTDNFFNQQQLKGNADWTCTKLNLSDKKKLLYAPTFRDEELHSTRLHLDIAKMKQALGNDYQLILKLHPSMSNDLDKVDDDFVVYADKETPIETILPVVDILITDYSSIPFEFALLEKPIIFFTYDLEEYDQARGLSDGFLKAIPGPCVATTDELIHVIQQDAFDLETVRTFAAKWNKYSDGHSSERFVSFLKEQLEK; this is encoded by the coding sequence TTGAAAAAGATAGCGATTTATATTTATATGCTTGCTGTTAAAGTAACCGGCTGTTTCGCGCGAATGTTTTCAGTTAAGGAGAAAGTTGTATTTTTAATAAGTTTTCCGGAAAATCCCACTGCGATTATAAAGCAAATGAACGATATGAAAGTTACACCCAAAACCATTGTTTTCTATGATCCAAGAGTAGATGTGACGGACTTGGATTTTGCTTTTATTCAGCTGAAACCGAAAAATATCAGCCATTTTATCTCGTTAATGTTTCATGTCAACACGGCTAAAGTGGTCATTACAGATAACTATTTTGTGGAATTAGCTGGGCTAAAAGAGCGGGAAAATGTGACTTGTGTCCAAATTTGGCATGCGAATGGGGCTTTGAAAAAATTTGGTTGGGAAGATAAGGCTGCGCAAAAAAGAAGCGCCGCCGATAAAAAACGGTTCCAAGCAGTATATCAACGTTTTTCGAAAGTACTTGTTGGATCTGACGAAATGGCAGCAATTTTCCAAAAGTCGTTTTTACTAGATGATTCGCAGATGTTGAAGCTAGGTGTTCCAAGGACGGACAATTTTTTCAATCAGCAGCAATTGAAGGGAAACGCGGACTGGACTTGTACCAAATTGAACCTTTCTGACAAAAAGAAATTATTATATGCGCCGACTTTTCGAGATGAGGAGCTGCATAGTACTCGTTTACACTTAGATATTGCCAAAATGAAGCAAGCACTCGGAAATGACTATCAGCTAATCTTAAAATTGCATCCATCTATGAGCAATGATTTAGATAAAGTGGACGATGATTTTGTCGTCTATGCGGATAAAGAGACGCCGATTGAAACGATTCTGCCGGTAGTGGACATTTTAATTACCGATTATTCGTCCATTCCATTTGAATTCGCGCTACTGGAAAAACCGATTATCTTTTTCACGTATGATTTGGAAGAATATGATCAAGCTAGAGGGCTATCAGATGGCTTTTTAAAGGCGATTCCCGGCCCTTGTGTTGCTACGACAGATGAACTAATCCACGTAATTCAGCAAGATGCTTTTGATTTAGAAACTGTACGGACTTTTGCGGCAAAATGGAATAAATATTCAGACGGACATTCCAGCGAGCGCTTCGTATCTTTTTTGAAAGAACAGCTGGAAAAGTAG
- the tagD gene encoding glycerol-3-phosphate cytidylyltransferase encodes MKKVITYGTFDLIHWGHIRLLERAKALGDYLIVAISTDEFNRIKHKEAYHNFEHRKLILEAIRYVDEVIPESNWEQKLEDVKNRDIDIFVMGDDWEGEFDFLKPYCEVVYLPRTDGISTSKIKDDLK; translated from the coding sequence ATGAAGAAAGTAATTACATATGGCACATTTGATTTAATTCACTGGGGGCATATTCGTTTATTAGAACGAGCAAAAGCTTTGGGTGATTACCTTATTGTAGCCATTTCAACAGATGAATTTAATCGAATCAAACACAAAGAGGCATACCATAACTTTGAACATCGCAAGTTAATTTTAGAGGCGATTAGATATGTCGACGAAGTGATTCCAGAAAGTAACTGGGAACAAAAATTAGAAGATGTGAAAAATCGTGATATTGATATTTTTGTGATGGGTGATGATTGGGAAGGTGAGTTTGACTTCTTAAAACCTTATTGTGAAGTTGTTTATTTACCACGCACAGATGGTATTTCTACTTCCAAGATTAAAGACGATTTAAAATAG
- a CDS encoding nicotinate phosphoribosyltransferase, with amino-acid sequence MTNLFQDDSLTLHTDLYQLNMMKAYFDDGLHERRSVFEVFFRDMPFDSGFVVFAGLERIINYMQNLRFTETDITYLHDELGFDGPFLEYLRNFKFKGNILAAKEGEFVFKTEPILQVEASLAEAQLIETALLNIVNFQTLIATKAARIRSVIDDETFAEFGTRRAQEMDAAIWGTRAAYIGGCDSTSNVRAGKIFGIPVSGTMAHAMVQAYRDELEAFRSYAKTHFDSIFLVDTYDTLKSGVPNAIKVAKEMGDKINFIGIRLDSGDMAFLSKKARQMLDEAGFPEAKIFASSDLDEHTILSLKAQKAKIDSWGVGTKLITAYDQPALGAVYKMAAIADENDILQDSIKLSSNTEKVSTPGKKKVYRIITNEDGLKAEGDYIALADESLENVDKLTMFHPVHTYIMKTVENFTARELLVPIFQDGELVYDMPTLDEIKAYKEENLALLWDEYKRTVRPEQYPVDLSVKCWKNKMRNIEKVRKSVQLHSPVELDMPF; translated from the coding sequence ATGACAAATTTATTTCAAGATGATAGTCTAACGCTGCATACAGACTTATACCAACTAAATATGATGAAAGCGTATTTTGACGATGGACTTCATGAGCGTAGATCGGTATTTGAAGTGTTTTTCCGAGATATGCCATTTGATTCAGGTTTTGTTGTGTTTGCTGGGCTGGAACGAATTATTAATTATATGCAAAATTTGCGTTTTACAGAAACAGACATTACTTATTTACACGACGAACTTGGCTTTGATGGGCCTTTCTTAGAATATTTACGTAACTTTAAATTTAAAGGAAATATTCTTGCCGCAAAAGAGGGGGAATTCGTTTTTAAAACGGAGCCAATCCTTCAAGTGGAAGCGAGTCTGGCCGAAGCTCAATTAATCGAAACAGCTCTACTTAATATTGTGAATTTCCAAACGCTAATCGCGACAAAAGCGGCGCGAATTCGTTCGGTGATTGACGACGAAACGTTTGCGGAATTTGGTACAAGACGCGCGCAAGAAATGGACGCGGCTATTTGGGGTACACGCGCGGCTTATATTGGCGGTTGTGATTCCACAAGTAATGTTCGCGCTGGGAAAATTTTTGGCATTCCGGTGTCTGGTACGATGGCACATGCGATGGTTCAAGCTTACCGCGACGAACTTGAAGCATTTAGAAGCTACGCAAAAACACATTTTGATTCCATTTTCTTAGTAGATACATATGATACGCTAAAATCTGGTGTGCCAAATGCGATTAAAGTTGCCAAAGAAATGGGCGATAAAATCAACTTTATCGGCATCCGCTTAGATAGCGGCGATATGGCCTTCCTATCCAAAAAAGCGCGCCAAATGTTAGACGAGGCTGGCTTTCCAGAAGCGAAAATCTTTGCTTCAAGTGACCTAGATGAACATACCATTTTATCGTTAAAAGCCCAAAAAGCGAAAATCGATTCATGGGGCGTTGGCACAAAACTAATCACCGCTTATGACCAACCAGCACTTGGAGCAGTTTACAAAATGGCTGCGATAGCTGATGAAAATGATATTTTACAAGATTCGATTAAACTTTCAAGTAATACCGAAAAAGTTTCGACTCCGGGTAAAAAGAAAGTTTACCGAATTATTACGAATGAAGATGGCTTGAAAGCAGAAGGTGATTATATTGCTTTAGCGGACGAATCACTGGAGAATGTCGATAAATTAACGATGTTCCACCCAGTTCATACGTATATTATGAAAACAGTCGAGAATTTCACCGCGCGTGAGCTACTTGTGCCAATTTTCCAAGATGGGGAACTTGTGTATGATATGCCGACTTTAGATGAAATTAAAGCTTATAAAGAAGAAAACTTGGCGCTGCTTTGGGATGAGTACAAACGAACCGTTCGTCCAGAGCAATACCCAGTTGATTTAAGTGTAAAATGTTGGAAAAACAAGATGCGCAATATCGAAAAAGTACGTAAAAGTGTCCAACTTCATTCACCAGTTGAACTAGATATGCCGTTTTAG
- the nadE gene encoding ammonia-dependent NAD(+) synthetase: MEIRERILADMQVAETIDAHEEIRKSVEFLKAYLKKNTFLKSFVLGISGGQDSTLTGKLAQMAISEMREETGDEEYQFFAVSLPYGTQLDESDRQDALNFMEPDNRLTVNIKASVDASVAALKEAGIELSDFAKGNEKARERMKVQYAIAAMRKGVVVGTDHSAEAITGFYTKYGDGGTDINPLFRLNKRQGKALLKELGCPEHLYLKKPTADLEDNKPALPDEVALGVTYDQIDDYLEGKEVPADAAAKIENWFMKTEHKRHMAITIFDDFWK, translated from the coding sequence ATGGAAATCAGGGAAAGAATTTTAGCAGATATGCAAGTGGCAGAAACGATTGATGCGCACGAAGAAATTAGAAAAAGTGTCGAGTTTTTAAAAGCATATTTAAAAAAGAATACGTTCTTAAAAAGCTTTGTTCTTGGAATTTCTGGTGGGCAAGATTCGACTTTAACAGGAAAACTAGCACAGATGGCGATAAGTGAAATGCGGGAAGAAACTGGCGACGAGGAGTATCAGTTTTTCGCTGTGAGCTTACCATACGGAACACAACTAGATGAATCGGACCGTCAAGACGCACTGAACTTTATGGAACCAGATAATCGTTTAACCGTGAACATTAAAGCTTCAGTTGACGCGAGTGTTGCGGCGCTGAAAGAAGCGGGAATCGAACTATCTGATTTCGCCAAAGGAAATGAAAAAGCGCGCGAACGGATGAAAGTCCAATACGCGATTGCTGCAATGCGTAAAGGTGTCGTTGTTGGAACAGACCACTCGGCAGAAGCTATTACCGGCTTTTATACAAAATACGGCGACGGTGGAACGGACATTAACCCACTGTTCCGTTTGAATAAAAGACAAGGCAAGGCGCTTCTCAAAGAACTTGGCTGCCCAGAGCATCTCTATTTGAAAAAACCGACTGCAGATTTAGAAGATAATAAGCCAGCTTTACCGGACGAGGTTGCGCTTGGTGTGACTTACGACCAAATTGACGATTACTTGGAAGGCAAAGAAGTTCCAGCAGATGCTGCGGCAAAAATTGAGAACTGGTTTATGAAAACCGAGCATAAACGCCATATGGCAATTACTATATTTGATGATTTCTGGAAATAG
- a CDS encoding putative quinol monooxygenase, producing MKVGYGLLTAFYTHPGERDHLVKILLEAAESLDEYNTCIQYIVSESENEADTVFVSEIWVDKGHHEASLDNPAVKAMIERAKPLIKEVKRIQELDILGGKGV from the coding sequence ATGAAAGTTGGTTACGGGTTATTAACTGCATTTTATACACATCCAGGAGAGCGAGATCATTTAGTGAAGATTTTGCTTGAAGCAGCAGAAAGTTTGGACGAATATAATACGTGCATTCAGTATATCGTCAGCGAATCCGAAAACGAAGCAGATACGGTCTTTGTTTCTGAAATTTGGGTCGACAAAGGGCACCACGAAGCCTCTCTTGATAACCCTGCTGTAAAAGCGATGATTGAACGTGCCAAACCATTAATAAAAGAAGTAAAACGAATACAAGAATTAGACATACTCGGCGGAAAAGGCGTATAA
- a CDS encoding PTS sugar transporter subunit IIB, which produces MQTLMIVCAGGATSSLMAQNVVKSATSEGMDAVLLFPDDVKYKDSFREKYSARDLVVVMGPVGAITAGKFRDYKEQVDAVLVAPQVKYMYKTVEEVLGELNIPCANINSLDFGRMRGDKILTQGLALMNAKNSK; this is translated from the coding sequence ATGCAAACGTTGATGATTGTTTGTGCTGGCGGCGCGACTTCCAGCTTAATGGCACAAAACGTAGTGAAAAGTGCTACGTCAGAAGGAATGGACGCGGTTTTACTATTTCCTGATGATGTGAAATATAAAGATAGTTTTCGTGAAAAATATAGCGCGCGGGATTTAGTTGTCGTCATGGGACCGGTCGGCGCGATTACGGCCGGGAAATTCCGCGATTATAAAGAACAAGTCGATGCAGTTTTAGTAGCGCCCCAAGTGAAATATATGTACAAAACGGTGGAGGAAGTATTAGGCGAACTGAATATTCCTTGCGCCAATATTAATTCACTCGATTTCGGTCGGATGCGCGGCGACAAGATTCTCACGCAAGGTCTAGCCTTGATGAACGCGAAAAATTCCAAATAA